From the genome of bacterium, one region includes:
- a CDS encoding acetyl-CoA C-acyltransferase, with product MREVVILSAVRTPIGAFQGKLSSLTSPQLGAAAIAGAIEAAGVEPAVVEQVYMGSVLAAGVGQAPARQAALGAGCPVTTGAVTLNKVCGSAMKAVMVAANELRCEDFDLVVAGGMESMSQAPYLALNARAGLRLGHGKLIDSMIHDGLWDPYNDGHMGNCGELCARKYAYSRERQDAFAAESYRRAQRAGESGSFEAEIVPIEVPQRKGDPRRVANDEEPERVNLEKMAKLRPAFDPEGTITAANSSKINDGAAALVLTTAEHAKSLDCTPPMARVVSHASFAQEPEWFTTAPAEAARRAVARAGVEIEDIDLWEVNEAFAVVAMAFIEELGLSEDRVNVNGGAVALGHPIGASGARILVTLLHAMTQRGARRGCAAICLGGGEATAVVVERLG from the coding sequence ATGCGGGAAGTCGTGATTCTAAGCGCCGTGCGGACGCCGATCGGCGCCTTCCAGGGGAAGTTGAGCTCACTTACTTCGCCCCAGCTGGGGGCGGCGGCAATCGCCGGCGCCATCGAAGCGGCAGGGGTCGAGCCGGCGGTAGTTGAACAGGTTTACATGGGCTCGGTGCTCGCGGCCGGCGTCGGTCAGGCGCCCGCGAGGCAGGCCGCGCTGGGCGCTGGGTGCCCGGTCACAACCGGCGCAGTTACCTTGAACAAGGTCTGTGGTTCGGCGATGAAAGCGGTCATGGTCGCCGCGAACGAGCTGCGCTGCGAGGATTTCGATCTGGTCGTCGCGGGTGGGATGGAGAGCATGTCCCAGGCCCCCTATCTGGCGCTCAATGCCAGGGCCGGTTTGCGACTCGGCCACGGGAAGTTGATCGATTCGATGATTCACGATGGCCTGTGGGACCCATACAACGACGGGCACATGGGCAACTGCGGCGAGCTCTGCGCCAGGAAGTACGCGTATTCGCGCGAGCGCCAGGATGCTTTTGCCGCCGAAAGCTACCGGCGCGCCCAGCGAGCTGGCGAGAGCGGTTCTTTCGAAGCGGAGATCGTCCCGATCGAGGTGCCGCAACGCAAGGGCGATCCCCGGCGTGTAGCCAACGATGAGGAGCCGGAGCGAGTGAACTTGGAGAAGATGGCCAAGCTCCGGCCCGCGTTCGACCCGGAAGGCACGATCACCGCAGCGAACTCGAGCAAGATCAACGATGGCGCCGCGGCGCTCGTGCTGACGACCGCCGAGCACGCCAAGAGCCTGGACTGCACGCCACCGATGGCCCGAGTGGTGTCTCATGCCTCGTTCGCACAGGAGCCGGAGTGGTTCACGACCGCGCCGGCCGAGGCCGCCCGTCGGGCGGTCGCCCGCGCCGGAGTCGAGATCGAGGACATCGATCTCTGGGAGGTGAACGAGGCCTTTGCGGTGGTAGCCATGGCGTTCATCGAGGAGTTGGGATTGTCCGAGGATCGGGTCAACGTCAACGGCGGCGCGGTCGCACTCGGACACCCTATCGGTGCCTCGGGAGCCCGAATCCTGGTGACCCTCCTGCACGCGATGACACAGCGAGGTGCCAGACGCGGCTGTGCCGCCATTTGCCTCGGGGGTGGCGAAGCTACGGCCGTTGTCGTGGAAAGGCTCGGATGA
- the ruvX gene encoding Holliday junction resolvase RuvX, translating to MKALGIDFGEKRIGLAISDADGRFAMPWKTLARRNDQQAIEELGEIAAQESIDLIVAGDPRNLDGDAGPQSERVAAFLKKLSAALDLPIETVNESLTSREAHSRLRQAGLTARQRRERVDSLAAQILLQEALDRRRRADPA from the coding sequence ATGAAAGCCCTGGGAATCGACTTCGGCGAGAAGCGCATCGGGCTGGCGATCTCGGACGCCGACGGCCGCTTCGCGATGCCCTGGAAGACTCTGGCGCGCCGCAATGACCAGCAGGCCATCGAAGAGCTCGGCGAGATCGCCGCGCAGGAGTCGATCGATCTGATCGTTGCCGGTGACCCGCGAAACCTGGATGGCGACGCGGGCCCCCAGTCCGAGCGTGTGGCCGCTTTCCTGAAGAAGCTCTCCGCCGCCCTCGATCTGCCGATCGAGACGGTCAACGAGAGCCTGACCAGCCGCGAGGCCCACTCCCGGTTGCGCCAAGCGGGGCTGACCGCGCGCCAGCGTCGAGAGCGCGTCGATTCGCTGGCAGCCCAGATTCTGCTGCAGGAGGCTCTCGACCGTCGCCGAAGGGCGGACCCGGCCTGA
- the mltG gene encoding endolytic transglycosylase MltG, whose protein sequence is MGAARRTVVLASLLAVLLLLGAIAAGLGLAYAHRTLEEPFQAFPGSETVVTISSGTSVRDSLSLLERQGVIANQHLARLYWRFVLEDPVLIAGEYLFSGPASTLEVLTKIRRGEVLAHPVTILEGLTYDEIAMRLSTEGFGSYEVFLSEMASPSLIEDLDRNAVDLEGYLFPDTYAFARGTSEAEIVKTMVAAFRERFLEARAMAKAEGSNGSPTEGVTRTPREVVILASIVEKEALLDQERPLIAGVYANRLERGMGLYADPTIIYALKRVGTWDGNLRRRDLEMDSPYNTYRTAGLPPGPICSPGLASLAAALAPADVPYLYFVSRNDGTHVFARTLAEHNRNVHQWQRLYWQRRWAEKREGEKLH, encoded by the coding sequence ATGGGAGCCGCTAGACGCACAGTCGTACTGGCCAGCCTGCTGGCAGTACTGCTCCTGCTCGGCGCCATTGCCGCCGGCCTCGGTCTGGCGTACGCGCACCGCACGCTCGAGGAGCCATTTCAAGCGTTCCCAGGCTCTGAAACGGTGGTCACGATCTCCTCGGGCACATCCGTGCGGGACAGTCTGAGCCTGCTCGAACGCCAGGGCGTCATTGCCAACCAGCACCTGGCACGGCTGTATTGGAGGTTCGTGCTCGAGGATCCTGTCCTGATCGCCGGCGAGTATCTATTCAGCGGACCGGCATCGACCCTGGAAGTGCTGACCAAGATCAGGCGCGGCGAGGTCCTAGCTCATCCGGTAACGATCCTCGAGGGCCTCACCTACGATGAGATCGCGATGCGTCTTTCCACCGAAGGCTTCGGATCGTACGAGGTATTCCTGTCCGAGATGGCTTCACCAAGCCTGATCGAGGACCTCGATCGGAACGCCGTGGATCTGGAGGGCTATCTATTCCCGGACACCTACGCTTTCGCACGCGGCACGAGCGAGGCGGAGATCGTCAAGACGATGGTAGCGGCCTTCCGCGAGCGCTTTCTGGAGGCCAGGGCGATGGCCAAGGCCGAGGGCTCGAACGGCTCTCCAACCGAGGGTGTGACAAGGACTCCGCGCGAGGTCGTGATTCTGGCGTCGATCGTCGAGAAAGAGGCGCTTCTCGATCAAGAGAGACCGCTCATCGCCGGCGTCTATGCCAACCGACTCGAACGAGGCATGGGCCTCTATGCCGACCCCACGATTATTTACGCCCTCAAGCGTGTCGGCACGTGGGATGGCAACCTGCGTCGCCGGGATCTCGAAATGGACTCGCCCTACAACACCTACCGAACGGCAGGGCTACCCCCGGGGCCCATTTGCTCGCCCGGACTCGCCAGCCTGGCGGCAGCGCTGGCGCCCGCGGATGTCCCATATTTGTACTTCGTCAGCAGGAACGACGGCACCCACGTGTTCGCCCGGACTCTGGCCGAGCACAACCGAAACGTCCACCAATGGCAGAGGCTCTACTGGCAGCGGCGGTGGGCCGAGAAACGAGAGGGTGAAAAACTGCATTGA